The following proteins are encoded in a genomic region of Lujinxingia vulgaris:
- a CDS encoding class I SAM-dependent methyltransferase, translating to MGTHQHWDDVYTRRPAESVTWYQPHLQQSLAWIERHAPEQAARIVDAGAGASTLVDDLLARGYSNLALVDLSQEALAQSRARLGARAEEVDWVVDDVREAHFEAQSVDVSHDRAVFHFFGRPGRTERLCGRDAQERAARRACDHRDVCPQQTPALQWLAYAALLARRHR from the coding sequence ATGGGTACCCATCAACACTGGGACGACGTGTATACCAGGAGGCCTGCGGAGTCGGTGACCTGGTACCAGCCTCATCTGCAGCAGTCGCTGGCCTGGATTGAGCGTCATGCACCGGAGCAAGCTGCGCGTATCGTCGATGCTGGAGCAGGTGCGTCGACACTGGTCGATGATCTTCTGGCGCGCGGTTATAGCAACCTCGCGCTCGTGGATCTCTCGCAGGAGGCGCTGGCGCAGAGCCGGGCGCGCCTGGGCGCGCGGGCCGAGGAGGTGGACTGGGTCGTCGATGATGTGCGGGAGGCGCACTTTGAGGCGCAGAGTGTGGATGTGTCGCATGACCGCGCCGTGTTTCACTTTTTTGGCCGACCCGGACGCACAGAACGCCTATGTGGACGCGATGCACAGGAGCGTGCGGCCAGGCGGGCTTGTGATCATCGCGACGTTTGCCCCCAACAAACCCCAGCGTTGCAGTGGCTTGCCTACGCTGCGCTGCTCGCCCGAAGACATCGGTGA
- a CDS encoding MFS transporter has protein sequence MKKSSRNAPEVRLGLRENLAQFSLLVLVNAFVGAMVGMERSILPAIAEEEFELAARTAILSFIIVFGVTKALTNYMAGRWSDRFGRKAVLIAGWLVAAPVPFLLMWAPSWSWILGANVLLGVSQGLTWSTTVIMKIDLAGPKNRGLAMGLNEFAGYFAVAISALATGFIAAEYGLRPQPFYPGIVFVVLGTLLSIFAVRETKHHVTLESSQTTTTDADTLSASEVIKRTSLSDPDLSSVSQAGLVNNLNDGMAWGLFPLVFAAASMSLGEIGTLAAIYPAVWGLGQLFTGAWSDKVGRKGLIVAGMWTQAAGIVVIALGSTFWVFAAGAVLLGLGTSMVYPTLLAAIGDVAHPSWRASSVGVYRLWRDMGYAVGALLAGIVADAFGLSVATLTIAALTFASGVVVAVRMRETLKHDAQSSSGAEPTSPNRRR, from the coding sequence ATGAAGAAGTCATCGAGGAATGCTCCCGAGGTGCGATTGGGCCTGCGCGAAAATCTCGCGCAGTTCTCATTGCTGGTGCTCGTCAACGCCTTTGTGGGCGCGATGGTGGGTATGGAGCGCAGCATTCTGCCCGCCATCGCCGAAGAGGAGTTCGAGCTGGCGGCGCGCACTGCGATCCTCTCGTTCATCATCGTTTTTGGAGTGACCAAGGCGCTGACGAACTACATGGCCGGGCGCTGGTCGGACCGGTTTGGGCGAAAGGCGGTGCTGATTGCCGGGTGGCTTGTGGCCGCGCCGGTCCCCTTTTTGCTGATGTGGGCACCCTCGTGGTCATGGATTCTGGGGGCCAACGTGCTGCTGGGCGTTAGCCAGGGGCTGACGTGGTCGACGACCGTGATCATGAAGATCGACCTGGCGGGCCCCAAAAACCGCGGCCTGGCGATGGGGCTCAACGAGTTCGCCGGTTATTTCGCGGTGGCCATCAGCGCGCTGGCCACCGGGTTCATCGCTGCGGAGTATGGGCTGCGACCGCAACCTTTCTACCCGGGTATTGTGTTTGTGGTGCTGGGCACCTTGCTCTCGATTTTTGCGGTGCGGGAGACGAAGCATCACGTGACCCTGGAGTCGTCTCAGACCACGACGACAGACGCCGACACGCTATCGGCCTCGGAGGTCATCAAGCGCACGAGCTTGAGCGACCCGGATCTTTCGTCGGTGAGTCAGGCCGGGTTGGTCAATAACCTCAATGATGGGATGGCCTGGGGGCTCTTTCCGCTGGTGTTTGCGGCGGCCTCGATGTCGCTCGGTGAGATTGGCACCCTGGCGGCGATTTACCCGGCGGTCTGGGGACTGGGGCAGCTCTTTACCGGCGCGTGGAGCGATAAAGTGGGCCGAAAGGGGCTGATTGTGGCCGGGATGTGGACGCAGGCCGCCGGCATCGTGGTCATCGCTTTGGGCTCGACGTTCTGGGTGTTTGCGGCCGGGGCGGTGCTGCTGGGGCTGGGCACTTCAATGGTCTACCCGACGCTGCTGGCCGCCATCGGTGATGTGGCCCACCCGAGCTGGCGGGCATCTTCTGTCGGCGTTTATCGCCTCTGGCGAGATATGGGTTACGCCGTCGGTGCGCTGCTGGCGGGCATCGTGGCTGATGCGTTTGGGCTTTCCGTGGCGACGCTGACGATCGCGGCTTTGACCTTTGCGTCAGGTGTTGTGGTGGCGGTGCGGATGCGGGAGACATTGAAGCACGACGCTCAATCTTCAAGTGGCGCTGAACCCACGTCGCCTAACCGACGTCGATGA
- a CDS encoding ArsR/SmtB family transcription factor, translating into MASSSSRHFKDTAYAHLAQVGKALSSPARLEILELLAQAPRTVEVLAGEIHQSVANTSHHLQSLKRAELVRSQRDGLHVHYSLAGDDVAALLVRLQAVAQHHIAGLEKLTREFFDEPQGLESLDAAMLRARMDAGEVVLIDVRPRVEFEEGHLPGALSIPLSELEAHLDELPCDRSIVAYCRGPFCTFSAEAARRLRELGFDAHRSDISVHSLPESGA; encoded by the coding sequence ATGGCCTCATCCTCTTCTCGACACTTTAAAGACACGGCCTACGCCCATCTGGCACAGGTGGGTAAGGCGCTCTCCAGCCCGGCGCGGCTGGAGATTCTTGAGCTTCTGGCTCAGGCCCCGCGCACCGTGGAGGTGTTGGCCGGCGAGATCCATCAGTCGGTGGCCAACACCTCGCACCATCTTCAGTCGTTGAAGCGCGCCGAGCTGGTGCGCTCTCAGCGTGATGGGCTGCACGTGCACTACTCGCTGGCCGGCGATGATGTGGCCGCCCTGCTGGTGCGGCTTCAGGCCGTCGCTCAGCATCATATTGCGGGGTTGGAGAAGTTAACGCGGGAGTTTTTCGACGAGCCGCAGGGACTGGAGTCGCTGGACGCGGCCATGCTTCGCGCGCGCATGGATGCGGGAGAGGTCGTGTTGATCGACGTGCGGCCCCGGGTGGAGTTTGAGGAGGGGCATCTTCCGGGGGCGTTGTCGATTCCGCTCTCCGAGCTTGAGGCTCACCTCGATGAGTTGCCCTGTGATCGGTCGATTGTGGCGTACTGTCGCGGACCCTTCTGCACCTTCTCGGCCGAGGCCGCGCGTCGGTTGCGGGAGCTTGGGTTTGACGCTCATCGCTCGGACATCTCCGTGCACAGCCTTCCTGAATCCGGGGCGTGA
- the alkB gene encoding DNA oxidative demethylase AlkB has translation MTFSLFDDDALGGPTTEQLGPASFVLRAFARDRASALLEAIDRVETLSPFRNMRTPGGHTMSVAMTSCGSLGWISDARGYRYSALDPLSGKPWPAMPDLLLNLAQEAALAAGFADFTPDACLINRYLPGARMSLHQDRDERNLGAPIVSVSLGIPATFLFGGMQRSDPTERVHLRHGDVVVWGGEDRLRFHGILPLKHNDHRLVGPRRINLTFRRAG, from the coding sequence ATGACCTTCTCCCTCTTCGACGACGACGCCCTCGGCGGCCCCACCACCGAGCAGCTTGGCCCGGCCTCCTTCGTGTTACGCGCCTTCGCGCGCGACCGGGCCTCCGCGCTTCTGGAGGCCATCGACCGTGTGGAGACGCTCTCCCCCTTTCGCAACATGCGAACGCCGGGCGGCCACACAATGTCGGTCGCGATGACAAGCTGCGGATCTCTGGGGTGGATCTCCGATGCGCGCGGCTACCGCTACAGCGCCCTCGATCCCTTAAGCGGCAAGCCCTGGCCGGCGATGCCCGATCTTCTGTTGAACCTGGCGCAAGAAGCCGCCCTCGCCGCGGGGTTTGCCGACTTCACGCCTGACGCCTGTCTGATCAACCGGTACCTGCCGGGAGCGCGCATGTCGCTGCACCAGGACCGCGACGAGCGCAATCTCGGCGCCCCGATCGTCTCAGTCTCTCTTGGCATCCCGGCGACCTTTCTCTTCGGCGGCATGCAGCGCAGCGATCCCACCGAGCGCGTTCACCTTCGCCACGGCGATGTCGTCGTCTGGGGCGGCGAAGATCGCCTGCGCTTCCATGGCATCCTTCCCCTCAAACACAACGACCATCGACTGGTAGGCCCGCGACGCATCAACCTGACCTTTCGGCGTGCCGGTTAG
- a CDS encoding SDR family NAD(P)-dependent oxidoreductase, translating to MRVSGKVVVVTGAGSGIGRELVVALLAQGARVAAVDLKEEGLEGLVASSQGGEGLSTHQLDVTDRRAVRALPEEVIAHHGAVDVVINNAGIIQPFERVHELSDEVIERTMDVNFYGTLWMVRAFLPHLLERPEAYLVNVASMGAFLPVPGQAIYGASKAAVKLMTEGLYAELMETSVRVSLVMPGAVATDIAANSGVSMNDADGGSEPDEGYHALAADKAAAIILEGIEDEDLHILVGSDARLMQLANRIAPKSSIRLIQRKMRDLLGDA from the coding sequence ATGAGGGTGTCAGGTAAGGTCGTGGTCGTGACCGGTGCGGGCAGCGGGATAGGACGAGAGTTGGTCGTGGCGTTGCTTGCGCAGGGGGCGCGGGTAGCGGCGGTCGATCTCAAGGAGGAGGGGCTTGAGGGACTTGTGGCGTCGAGTCAGGGAGGCGAAGGGTTGTCCACCCACCAGCTTGATGTCACGGACCGGCGTGCGGTGCGGGCACTGCCTGAAGAGGTTATCGCGCATCACGGGGCGGTGGACGTGGTGATCAACAACGCCGGAATTATTCAGCCCTTTGAGCGTGTGCATGAGTTGAGCGATGAGGTGATCGAGCGCACCATGGACGTGAATTTCTATGGCACGTTGTGGATGGTGCGAGCGTTTTTGCCGCACTTGTTGGAGCGCCCGGAGGCCTATCTCGTGAATGTCGCGAGCATGGGGGCCTTTTTGCCGGTACCGGGCCAGGCGATCTACGGGGCGTCGAAGGCGGCGGTGAAGCTGATGACCGAGGGGCTCTACGCTGAATTGATGGAGACCTCCGTTCGCGTCTCGTTGGTGATGCCTGGCGCTGTGGCTACGGACATCGCCGCGAACTCGGGTGTCTCGATGAACGACGCTGACGGCGGGAGTGAGCCCGACGAGGGCTATCACGCCCTCGCTGCGGATAAGGCCGCCGCGATTATTCTGGAGGGGATCGAGGATGAAGACCTCCACATTCTGGTGGGGTCTGACGCCAGGCTCATGCAGCTCGCGAATCGCATCGCTCCGAAGAGCTCTATTCGTTTGATCCAGAGGAAGATGCGCGATCTGCTCGGGGATGCATGA
- a CDS encoding NAD(P)-dependent alcohol dehydrogenase, producing the protein MKAVTLQGYGDVSKLMLVDDAPEPACAPNQVVIKVAAASLNPLDTKTRNGELRWLAPRNFPLILGNDASGTIVRVGSEVTDFEVGDEVFCMVDANASPACNGFALSGSHAEYVVTRADTLSLKPENISHTEAAAVPLAALTAYQALVHKAQVRSGDRVLINGASGGVGTFALQLAVALGAEVSAVCGPSNADLMTALGAAEVIDYTRVDFCDQEERYDVIYDVVANRTFGQCCHVLTPQGVYVRNVATLAGFCFPLLHPAASFFGYKKRFEQVWVEPRGEDLQEIADLLEDGLMRPIVGKVFPLAQVAQAHDIVERGSVAGKTVLSIAE; encoded by the coding sequence GTGAAAGCAGTCACGCTTCAGGGTTACGGCGACGTGTCAAAACTTATGCTCGTGGACGACGCCCCCGAACCGGCATGTGCCCCGAACCAGGTGGTGATCAAAGTCGCTGCAGCCTCGCTGAACCCGCTCGATACGAAGACGCGCAACGGGGAGTTGCGCTGGCTTGCACCGCGTAACTTTCCGCTCATCCTGGGCAACGACGCCTCAGGGACCATCGTACGCGTGGGCTCGGAGGTCACTGACTTTGAAGTTGGGGACGAGGTCTTCTGCATGGTCGACGCCAACGCGTCACCGGCATGCAACGGCTTTGCGCTCAGCGGCAGCCACGCTGAATACGTAGTCACGCGCGCCGACACGCTGAGCCTCAAGCCCGAAAACATCTCGCATACCGAGGCGGCCGCCGTCCCGCTGGCCGCCCTCACCGCCTATCAGGCGCTCGTGCACAAAGCTCAGGTTCGCTCGGGCGACCGTGTCTTAATCAACGGCGCTTCCGGGGGTGTTGGCACCTTCGCGCTTCAACTTGCCGTCGCCCTTGGCGCGGAGGTCAGCGCAGTATGCGGTCCTTCCAACGCGGATCTGATGACGGCTCTGGGGGCAGCAGAGGTCATCGACTACACGCGCGTCGACTTCTGCGATCAGGAAGAGCGTTACGACGTGATCTACGACGTCGTCGCCAACCGCACCTTTGGGCAGTGCTGTCACGTGCTCACTCCGCAGGGCGTCTACGTCCGAAACGTCGCCACGCTGGCCGGCTTCTGTTTCCCCCTGCTTCATCCGGCCGCGAGCTTCTTCGGCTACAAGAAACGTTTTGAACAGGTCTGGGTCGAGCCGCGCGGTGAAGATCTTCAGGAAATTGCAGACCTTCTTGAAGATGGGCTGATGCGGCCGATCGTCGGCAAGGTCTTCCCCCTTGCTCAAGTCGCACAAGCACACGACATTGTGGAGCGAGGCTCGGTGGCTGGAAAGACTGTCCTTTCAATCGCCGAGTAG
- the mnmH gene encoding tRNA 2-selenouridine(34) synthase MnmH, producing the protein MRELGIEAFLGAMEDGATAFDVRTLAEFEKGRIPGVLNLPLFEDEERVVVGTLYKEEGRQRAILEGLGYVGPRMRELVERVEAEVGAASGPVLVHCWRGGMRSQSVAWLLELYGFDVCVLKGGYKSYRHWAIAQMEEIPPLLVVGGRTGVGKTEILWALRDMGEEVVDLEGLANHRGSAFGGLLLGEQPTQEHFENMLGMALARARRSGRPVWVEDESRMIGFRHLPNTLIKAIHDSVCVVVDAPLEQRLNRLVDVYGDAANTLLADAFERIKKSLGGLRTAQARGALEGGDVRKAAALALEYYDKAYAKGIARRASDRVIELDVQGAPHEVARGLIELRDAIALTGEAV; encoded by the coding sequence ATGAGAGAGCTTGGGATAGAGGCGTTTCTGGGGGCGATGGAAGATGGTGCAACGGCCTTCGATGTGCGCACCCTGGCGGAGTTCGAGAAGGGGCGTATCCCGGGCGTACTCAACTTACCCTTGTTTGAGGACGAGGAGCGCGTGGTGGTGGGCACGCTCTATAAAGAAGAGGGGCGTCAGCGCGCGATTCTAGAGGGCCTAGGATATGTGGGGCCGCGAATGCGCGAGCTTGTGGAGCGGGTGGAGGCTGAGGTCGGTGCCGCCTCTGGTCCGGTGCTGGTACATTGCTGGCGCGGAGGCATGCGCAGCCAGAGCGTGGCGTGGTTGTTGGAGTTGTACGGCTTTGATGTTTGCGTACTAAAAGGTGGATATAAGTCGTACCGGCATTGGGCCATTGCGCAGATGGAGGAAATCCCACCGCTGCTTGTAGTGGGAGGGCGCACGGGGGTGGGCAAGACCGAGATTTTGTGGGCTCTTCGGGACATGGGGGAAGAGGTCGTGGACCTGGAGGGGCTGGCGAACCATCGAGGCTCGGCCTTTGGTGGGCTTTTGCTCGGAGAGCAGCCGACCCAGGAGCATTTTGAGAATATGTTGGGAATGGCGCTGGCGCGTGCGCGGCGCTCCGGTCGGCCGGTGTGGGTTGAGGATGAGAGCCGGATGATCGGTTTTCGACATCTTCCCAACACGCTGATCAAGGCGATTCATGACTCGGTTTGTGTGGTGGTGGATGCGCCGCTGGAGCAACGTCTTAATCGCCTCGTTGATGTCTACGGTGATGCAGCGAACACGTTGCTTGCCGACGCATTTGAGCGCATTAAGAAGAGCCTTGGTGGTCTGCGGACTGCGCAAGCGAGAGGGGCGCTCGAAGGGGGAGATGTTCGCAAGGCGGCGGCGCTGGCGTTGGAGTATTACGATAAGGCCTATGCCAAGGGCATTGCGCGTCGCGCCAGCGACCGAGTTATTGAACTTGATGTGCAGGGAGCGCCGCATGAGGTTGCGCGCGGCCTGATCGAACTGCGCGACGCGATCGCGCTTACGGGAGAGGCGGTATGA
- a CDS encoding YdeI/OmpD-associated family protein, translated as MNTGDVDSYLEDGCGRCKHYQTPECKVHQWAEGLRALREVVRATELEEQLKWGSPCYSLEGQNVAMIGAYRDNFVLSLLKGAALPDPAKILEKPGPNTRYARVVRFRSVDEVVERRDALAQLLHEALVFERSGKEVEVDADDALPAELEERLEADADFKEAFEALTPGRQRSYQIYIGGAKKRETREARVERAVPKIMEGKGWNER; from the coding sequence GTGAATACCGGTGATGTGGATTCCTATCTGGAAGATGGTTGCGGGCGTTGTAAGCATTATCAGACGCCGGAGTGCAAAGTGCATCAGTGGGCCGAGGGGCTTCGGGCGCTTCGGGAGGTGGTGCGCGCCACCGAGCTCGAAGAGCAGCTCAAGTGGGGCTCTCCCTGCTACTCGCTGGAGGGGCAAAACGTGGCGATGATCGGTGCGTACCGCGATAACTTCGTGCTGAGCTTACTGAAAGGTGCCGCGCTGCCAGATCCGGCGAAGATTCTGGAGAAGCCGGGGCCGAACACCCGTTACGCGCGGGTGGTGCGGTTTCGCTCGGTGGACGAGGTCGTGGAGCGGCGCGACGCGCTGGCGCAGCTTCTTCACGAGGCGCTTGTTTTTGAGCGTTCCGGTAAGGAGGTGGAGGTCGATGCCGACGACGCATTGCCCGCGGAGTTGGAGGAGCGCCTGGAGGCCGACGCCGACTTCAAAGAGGCCTTTGAGGCGCTGACGCCCGGGCGCCAGCGCAGCTACCAGATCTACATCGGAGGGGCGAAGAAGCGGGAGACACGCGAGGCGCGCGTGGAGCGCGCCGTGCCGAAGATCATGGAAGGCAAGGGCTGGAACGAGCGCTGA
- a CDS encoding cysteine desulfurase family protein, translating to MTPHEHIYLDHNATTPLLPEVVEAMLPYLTEHFGNPSSGHVFGQRAARAVEAAREQVAELLGSDPEEIVFTSGGTEANNLAIRGVMEEVGYRGGVLTSVIEHPATREPCTWLEERGTRVIRQGVDGEGRVSLTGLGEVRDDDVRLVTVMHSNNETGVLQPIEELARWGHEVGALVHTDAAQSVGKVPVNVRALGVDLLSVAGHKLYAPKGVGALYVRRGAGLAPQMLGASHEGGMRAGTENVASIVGLGAACAVALRDLEDAGARMQRLRDSLWERLAEDVAGLKLTGELAPRLPNTLHVRFPGVSGDALLAAAPEVAASTGSACHVGHTQASAVVRAMGVEEADALGSVRLSLGRGSSATDVERAAVALGRAWRRLMG from the coding sequence ATGACGCCCCACGAACATATTTACCTTGATCATAATGCCACGACGCCGCTGCTCCCGGAGGTGGTGGAGGCGATGTTGCCCTATCTCACCGAGCATTTTGGCAACCCCTCCAGTGGTCATGTTTTTGGTCAGCGTGCGGCGCGGGCGGTGGAGGCTGCGCGCGAGCAGGTTGCAGAGTTGTTGGGCTCCGACCCCGAGGAGATCGTGTTTACGTCAGGGGGGACGGAGGCCAACAACCTGGCGATTCGCGGTGTGATGGAAGAGGTCGGCTACCGGGGCGGTGTGTTGACCTCGGTGATCGAGCATCCCGCCACGCGCGAGCCCTGCACCTGGTTGGAAGAGCGGGGGACGAGGGTGATTCGACAGGGTGTGGATGGGGAGGGACGCGTATCACTGACGGGGCTGGGCGAAGTGCGGGACGATGACGTGCGGCTGGTCACGGTGATGCATAGCAACAATGAGACGGGTGTGTTGCAGCCCATCGAAGAGCTGGCGCGTTGGGGGCACGAGGTCGGGGCGCTGGTGCACACGGATGCGGCGCAGAGTGTGGGGAAGGTGCCCGTAAATGTGCGCGCACTTGGCGTCGATCTTCTCTCGGTGGCAGGACATAAACTCTACGCACCCAAGGGCGTGGGGGCGCTTTATGTGCGGCGCGGTGCCGGGTTGGCTCCGCAGATGCTCGGAGCGAGCCATGAAGGGGGGATGCGCGCGGGGACGGAGAACGTGGCGTCGATCGTGGGGCTGGGGGCGGCGTGTGCGGTGGCGCTGCGCGACCTGGAAGATGCTGGCGCACGTATGCAGCGGCTGCGCGACAGCCTGTGGGAGCGGCTGGCCGAGGACGTTGCGGGACTCAAGCTCACTGGCGAGTTGGCGCCGCGGCTTCCGAACACGCTGCACGTGCGTTTTCCAGGTGTCAGTGGGGATGCGCTGCTGGCGGCGGCTCCTGAGGTCGCGGCGTCGACGGGCTCGGCCTGCCATGTGGGACACACGCAGGCTTCGGCGGTGGTGCGGGCGATGGGGGTGGAGGAGGCCGACGCGCTGGGGTCGGTGCGCCTGAGCCTTGGCCGCGGCAGCTCGGCAACCGATGTGGAGCGAGCGGCTGTCGCGCTGGGTCGCGCGTGGCGCCGGCTGATGGGCTGA
- a CDS encoding PLP-dependent cysteine synthase family protein: protein MKSLLDSIGNTPLIRLSRIGRELPVPVFVKCEHMNPGGSIKDRIALAIIDEAERRGELRPGMTIIEATAGNTGIGLALVAAARGYRIVCVMPEKMSEDKRASLRAMGARVIVTANAPPSSPENFQNVARRLAEDEGWFLSDQFNNPANISAHEEGTGPEVVEQLGAPVGAFVSGAGTGGTITGVGRYLKSVDTRTRVVLADPIGSGLADWVETGTLGADGPYEVEGIGSSKVPKNLDRSVIDAAERVSDAESFAMVRRLVRDEGLYVGGSAGANLVAALRVASRGDVHGPVVTVMCDSWDRYRGKAWMQGWEDA, encoded by the coding sequence ATGAAAAGCCTGCTCGATAGCATCGGCAACACGCCACTTATTCGCCTGAGCCGCATTGGCCGCGAGCTCCCCGTGCCCGTCTTTGTAAAATGCGAACACATGAACCCGGGAGGTTCAATCAAGGACCGCATCGCGTTGGCGATTATCGACGAGGCCGAGCGGCGCGGCGAGCTTCGGCCGGGAATGACGATCATCGAGGCCACTGCCGGTAATACCGGCATCGGGCTCGCGTTGGTCGCCGCCGCACGAGGTTACCGGATCGTGTGTGTGATGCCGGAGAAGATGTCGGAAGATAAACGCGCGTCGCTGCGTGCGATGGGAGCCAGGGTCATCGTCACGGCCAACGCGCCACCGTCGAGCCCGGAGAATTTTCAGAATGTGGCGCGGCGATTGGCCGAGGACGAAGGTTGGTTTTTGAGCGACCAGTTCAACAACCCCGCCAATATTAGCGCGCATGAGGAGGGAACCGGCCCGGAGGTCGTCGAACAACTCGGAGCTCCGGTCGGAGCTTTTGTCTCCGGTGCGGGCACCGGTGGCACGATCACCGGGGTTGGGCGGTACCTGAAATCCGTCGATACGCGTACGCGCGTCGTGCTGGCGGACCCCATCGGATCTGGGCTTGCCGACTGGGTCGAGACGGGGACGCTCGGAGCGGATGGACCCTATGAGGTGGAGGGCATCGGCTCGAGCAAAGTTCCCAAAAACCTGGATAGGAGCGTCATCGATGCCGCCGAACGCGTCAGCGACGCGGAGAGTTTTGCGATGGTGCGCAGGCTTGTGCGCGACGAAGGTCTTTACGTGGGCGGCTCGGCCGGGGCGAACCTCGTGGCGGCGCTGCGGGTTGCGTCTCGGGGGGACGTGCACGGTCCGGTGGTCACGGTGATGTGCGACAGTTGGGACCGCTACCGGGGCAAAGCCTGGATGCAGGGCTGGGAGGATGCGTGA
- a CDS encoding APC family permease, with product MSDRSANYEQDSLGLWQTVAMGTGVMIGAGIFALTGQIGELAGGLFPVAFIVAAIVSGFSAYSYIKVASAYPSAGGIAMILKKAYGSSTVTGAASLLMALSMVINESLVARTFGTYTLQLFEGEVSQIWVPVLAVGLIVLAFVVNLAGNKVIGTVSNVSAVLKIGGLLVFAAIAVVASGVELQVAVWPPAGESGPAGFVGGVALGILAFKGFTTITNSGDEVSDPEKNVGRAIVISLLICLVVYLAVTYAVSSSLSLDELLAARDYALAEAARPAIGGYGTLFTVTIAIIATASGLLASTFAVSRMLAMLTDMDLIPHRHFGMPGDIQKHTLVYTVVVAALLAAIFDLSRIASMGAIFYLVMDIAIHVGVYRHLRGDVGARASVLLAAVVLDAVVLAGFLWVKIESDPLIVVISVVGVGAVFAFERFYLRRLREGDDASELEAAEA from the coding sequence ATGAGCGATCGCAGCGCGAACTACGAGCAGGACAGTCTGGGGCTGTGGCAGACCGTGGCCATGGGGACCGGCGTGATGATCGGGGCGGGGATCTTTGCGCTGACCGGTCAGATCGGGGAGTTGGCCGGCGGGCTCTTTCCGGTGGCCTTCATCGTGGCGGCCATCGTCAGCGGGTTCAGCGCTTACAGTTATATCAAGGTGGCCAGCGCGTACCCCTCGGCCGGGGGGATCGCAATGATTCTCAAAAAGGCCTACGGGAGTTCTACGGTGACCGGGGCTGCGTCGCTTTTGATGGCGCTCTCGATGGTCATCAACGAAAGTCTCGTCGCACGTACCTTCGGTACGTACACCCTGCAGCTCTTCGAGGGGGAGGTTTCGCAGATCTGGGTGCCGGTGCTGGCGGTGGGGCTGATTGTGCTGGCGTTCGTGGTAAACTTGGCGGGAAACAAAGTGATCGGCACCGTCTCCAATGTGAGCGCGGTGTTGAAGATCGGGGGGCTGCTGGTTTTTGCGGCCATTGCGGTGGTGGCCTCCGGGGTGGAGTTGCAGGTTGCGGTGTGGCCGCCCGCAGGGGAGTCCGGCCCTGCGGGGTTCGTGGGTGGGGTCGCGCTGGGTATTCTGGCCTTTAAGGGGTTTACCACGATCACCAACAGCGGCGATGAGGTCAGCGACCCGGAGAAGAACGTGGGGCGAGCGATTGTGATCTCGTTGCTGATCTGCCTGGTGGTGTACCTGGCGGTGACCTATGCGGTGTCGTCGAGCTTAAGCCTGGACGAGCTGCTCGCGGCCCGGGATTACGCGCTGGCCGAGGCGGCGCGTCCGGCGATCGGGGGCTACGGGACGCTGTTCACCGTGACTATCGCGATCATCGCGACGGCCTCGGGCTTGCTCGCGAGCACCTTCGCGGTCTCGCGAATGCTGGCGATGCTCACCGATATGGACCTGATTCCGCACCGGCATTTCGGGATGCCGGGCGACATTCAAAAGCATACGCTGGTTTACACGGTGGTCGTCGCGGCGCTGCTGGCGGCGATTTTCGATCTGTCGCGCATCGCGTCGATGGGGGCGATCTTCTATCTGGTGATGGATATCGCCATCCACGTGGGGGTGTACCGCCACCTGCGCGGCGATGTGGGCGCGCGTGCGTCGGTGCTCCTGGCAGCCGTCGTCCTCGATGCGGTGGTACTCGCCGGATTTTTATGGGTGAAGATCGAGAGCGACCCGTTGATCGTGGTGATCAGCGTTGTGGGGGTAGGTGCCGTCTTTGCCTTTGAGCGCTTTTATCTGAGACGACTTCGAGAAGGCGATGACGCGTCGGAGTTGGAAGCCGCTGAGGCCTAA